A region from the Symphalangus syndactylus isolate Jambi chromosome 2, NHGRI_mSymSyn1-v2.1_pri, whole genome shotgun sequence genome encodes:
- the FRMD1 gene encoding FERM domain-containing protein 1: MEPSPERPARSWQEPTLGMDAMASEHRDVLVLLPSREQLRLAVGVKATGRELFQQVCNVVSIRDAQFFGLCVVRNNEYIFMDLEQKLSKYFSKDWKKEINEGNEKPRAPFVAFLRVQHYVENGRVISDHRARHLYYCHLKERVLRSQCTHREEAYFLLAACALQADLGEHQEPAHAGRYFEPHSYFPQWIITKRGIDYILRHVPTLHRERQGLSPKEAVLCFIQEACQLEDVPVHFFRLHKDKKEGCPTVILGLALRGVHIYQEVDRAPQLLYDLPWPHIGKLAFLGKKLEIQLDGLPAAQKLVYYTGCTWRSRHLLHLLCASHQLHLRVRPTLQQLRQREEAEEKQRYRESYIGDGLELDPASRSSPGSGVSSQHCPHCLSHHSANSHGSSYTSGIKADSWLRESREMSVDVPLEVHGLHEKEPSSSPRTSRSHPSTCGDSQGGPEGDAQAPGTVSAVQPAPAWLTLDTKAAKPWPALQWPDVRGWAACDLSPGKCARTCRKNGDGREELPAACCARVSCSHQGAAAGWDQRQERWGPLGVAATRQEPCAEVRTRGQSAKAMHQIQEMKAGVSEEQHSRSLDDMSLHQLALHPAPASLRHTFHWAPGLQAGGPLRDQGHSPQQEVQQLPRPGPVRRGPTTGVCGVGTTHPAAPSSPPGSAPAHPAAMWPSALPARQMLPPPPQPAHSTGSPVRGVELALTSTWEVTNRSRTSCLSAVHPGAPSLGVSREQVGGLAVECPDSRGVGP; encoded by the exons ATGGAGCCCAGTCCTGAGAGGCCTGCACGCAGCTGGCAGGAGCCGACCCTGGGAATGGATGCGATGGCCTCGGAACACAGGGATGTCCTTGTGCTGCTGCCCAGCCGGGAGCAACTGCGGCTGGCCGTGGGG GTGAAGGCCACTGGCCGCGAGCTTTTCCAGCAAGTGTGCAACGTGGTGAGCATCAGAGACGCCCAGTTCTTTGGCCTCTGTGTGGTCAGAA acaatgagtatatatttatggatttgGAGCAAAAGCTCAGCAAGTACTTCTCAAAAGattggaagaaagaaataaatgaa GGAAATGAGAAACCCAGAGCCCCCTTCGTGGCCTTCCTCCGAGTGCAGCACTACGTGGAAAACGGAAGGGTCATAAG CGACCACAGGGCACGGCACCTGTACTACTGCCACTTGAAGGAGCGCGTGCTGAGGTCACAGTGCACCCACCGGGAGGAGGCCTACTTCCTGCTGGCCGCCTGCGCGCTACAGGCCGACCTGGGCGAGCACCAGGAGCCGGCCCACGCCGGGAGGTACTTCGAGCCACACTCCTACTTCCCACAGTGG ATCATCACCAAGAGGGGGATTGACTATATCCTCCGGCACGTGCCCACCCTGCACCGTGAGCGCCAGGGCCTGAGCCCCAAGGAGGCCGTGCTGTGCTTCATCCAGGAGGCCTGCCAGCTGGAGGACGTGCCCGTGCACTTCTTCAGGCTGCACAAG GATAAGAAGGAAGGTTGCCCCACCGTGATCCTGGGACTGGCTCTCAGGGGAGTGCACATCTACCAG GAGGTGGACCGTGCTCCGCAGCTGCTGTACGACCTCCCCTGGCCCCACATTGGGAAGCTGGCATTTCTG GGGAAGAAGCTGGAGATCCAGCTGGACGGGCTGCCCGCAGCACAGAAGCTGGTTTACTACACGGGCTGCACCTGGCGCTCGAGGCACCTGCTGCACCTGCTGTGCGCCAGCCACCAGCTCCACCTCCGCGTGCGGCCCACTCTGCAACAGCTGCGGCAGCGGGAGGAGGCAGAAG AGAAGCAGCGCTACCGGGAGTCCTATATCGGCGATGGGCTGGAGCTGGACCCAGCCAGCAGGAGCTCCCCGGGCAGTGGGGTCAGCAGCCAGCACTGCCCCCACTGCCTCTCACACCACTCCGCCAACAGCCACGGCAGTTCCTATACGTCGGGCATCAAGGCCGACTCCTGGCTCAGGGAATCCAGAGAGATGTCTGTGGACGTGCCCTTGGAGGTCCACGGCCTCCATGAGAAGGAGCCGTCCTCCAGCCCCAGGACCAGCCGCAGCCACCCCAGCACATGTGGTGACAGCCAAGGTGGGCCCGAGGGAGATGCCCAGGCCCCAGGGACTGTGAGTGCAGTCCAGCCAGCCCCAGCTTGGCTGACCCTGGACACCAAGGCAGCAAAGCCCTGGCCTGCCCTCCAGTGGCCAGACGTGAGGGGCTGGGCTGCCTGTGACCTGAGTCCCGGGAAATGTGCCAGAACATGCCGGAAGAACGGAGATGGCAGGGAGGAGCTGCCTGCAGCCTGCTGTGCCCGAGTCTCCTGTTCCCACCAAGGGGCAGCTGCAGGCTGGGATCAGAGACAGGAGAGGTGGGGTCCTCTTGGGGTTGCAG CCACTCGCCAGGAGCCCTGCGCCGAGGTCAGGACCAGAGGCCAGAGCGCCAAGGCCATGCACCAG ATCCAGGAAATGAAAGCCGGGGTCAGTGAGGAGCAGCACAGCCGCAGCCTGGACGACATGAGTCTGCACCAGCTGGCCCTGCACCCAGCACCCGCCTCACTCAGACATACCTTCCACTGGGCCCCTGGACTGCAGGCTGGCGGGCCCCTGCGAGATCAGGGCCACTCTCCCCAGCAAGAGGTCCAGCAACTGCCTCGCCCCGGACCTGTTCGGAGAGGCCCCACCACAGGAGTTTGTGGTGTAGGCACCACCCACCCAGCAGCGCCGTCTTCACCGCCAGGTTCAGCCCCCGCCCACCCTGCTGCCATGTGGCCCTCGGCCCTTCCTGCCCGCCAGATGCTGCCCCCACCTCCGCAGCCAGCACACTCCACAGGTTCACCTGTAAGAGGTGTGGAGCTGGCTCTGACATCAACCTGGGAGGTGACAAACAGGTCCCGCACCTCATGCCTGTCTGCGGTGCACCCGGGAGCTCCTTCCCTCGGGGTCTCCAGGGAGCAGGTTGGAGGTCTGGCTGTCGAGTGTCCAGACAGCCGTGGCGTTGGCCCCTGA